From Babylonia areolata isolate BAREFJ2019XMU chromosome 14, ASM4173473v1, whole genome shotgun sequence:
ttgtaaactacttcgggaattaatatttcgtagaaagactgaaaaaccattcagtttgttcagattgctttgccaGTAAACCATGATAGGATTgaaggggagtgaatgagtcactgtccataatgtaacgtagtgctattgtgattccccttccgccccgagatggtgggcggcggcggaatcttaccaaaatcgtggataattcactagaacttagccgcagattctaggtttttgtctagggaactccattcttcctgtgtggagacccgacttcatcaccgctgtttgagtggccgtcttccacctggggagctcgagcgtcgctggtggacgtgtttccccaagccaacaccagagtccaccttccagaactacgaactgtgtggtgccagggtgacgaagggaaaattgtgggtgttcctcatgtggaagaggaaaacgaacagacttcttttctttgtggtgtctaattaagtattgtatcgtgtctgtgattttttgtcaaagtatttggagtaaatgttttgtatctgtttattccaggcttttgtttggataaaggtgagagagcgtgagagagctggccataactttagtttgaaaagttgcacgcgacaatTGGCGAGCCTGCCAGGATCCTTTCTTGGATAGTAGTATCTGAATTCATTTTTGTCACTGGCCACTCTCCTCGTTCACCACTCACCCCCATCTCCCAATCTTAATTACATTATCGTAATGAATTGACAGGTAGCTGTAGGTGTTTGGAGTGGACTTGGATCTGTAAGTTACCAGTTTACATTTGTACATTACTTCATTCTTTAGTGTATGATATTGGTCATTCATTGATTGCATGGAACTTCGTTCTGGCCGTAAGCTTAGCGTCACGGCAGAAAGTAGGCAGGATCGCATTTCACGGTGGCGCAGTTTCGCTGCTGAGTTAGAGGTTTCCAGGGAACAAGTTGCTGAGTTTGTTGCTAGTCAAATGCTTAAGGAGGATGAGGCTGCAGAGAAAAGGGAGTTAGAGGAAAGAGCTCATCAGAGGCAGCTGGAATGGGAGgaggaacaacaccaacaacagcgtgAAGAGCATTCCCTCCGGCTTGAGGTTctgcagagggagaagaaagggaagaatttTGGCAACAGTATGGTTATGGATCAGGTAGAGGGAGAGTCTGACACTGACGACGACCGTGGGTTTCGCCCCAGCCTTCCAAAGTTCGATGACAGTAAGGGTGACATTTCGTCTTGGTTGAAGAGGTTTGAGCGTGTCGCTACTCTGTACGGATGGAAGAAGAGCACCTGGGCGACTCGAGTTTCTACTCGTCTCACTGGTAAGGCCGTTATGTCTACAACAACCTGAGCGACGCTGACGCGGGTGACTACGATAAGCTGAAGGAGCAACTTTTAGCTCGTTACCAGTTGAATGCAGAGACGTATCGTCGTTTCAGGAActgtaaaagaaaagacaatgaaactTTTGTGCAGTTTAGTGCCAGGTTGCAGGACAACTTAAAGCAGTGGCATGAGCAATCTAAGATTCTTGATCTGAAACAATTGATTCTCCTTGAGCAGTTCTTACAATCTTTGCAAGCTGACATGGCCGCCTACGTGATGGAGAAGCAGCCACAGTCGCTGGAAGAAGCTGTCGCATCAGCTGAAGTTTACTTCATGGCTcataggggtgggaggaagtttcTTCAGCCGGTAGGTCTTAGTGGTAATGCTTCAGCGGGGCAGGATAAGTCCAAGGTGGGTGGAACTAAGAGCGAGTCTGGGAATTCCTCTGTTAAGACTTGTTTCATCTGTCAGTCACCTAAGCACTTGGCTAGAGACTGTCCCAGGAAAGGGAAATTGGCGGGCGCAGTACAGCATCAAGGGACAGAGGTCAGGCAAACAGTTCAGGTGCCTACTCTCTGCACGCCATGTAGAGAGCAGGAATACGATCCACACTGTCTGGTCGTGGTCGAAGGCAAGGCAGTACCAGGACTGCGTGATACAGGGTCTCATGTCTGTGTCGTGAAGAAGTCTCTCATATCTGATTGTCATCTTACCGGCAGGCAACTTGAGGTTTCAATGGCCGAGAAAGACATCAAGCGGCACTATCCTATTGCTGTGGTTAGGATAGAGAGTCCGTTTTTCACAGGTCAGGTTGAAGCTGTAGTTATGGAGACTCCAGTGGTTGATTTCATAGTTGGGAATCATGCTCGGTTGGAAGATCGAAAAGTTCTGCCAGTGTATGGTACACCCAAGGAAATCTCTGTAGTCACTCGTGCTCAGGCAGCAGAGAAGAAGCAACCTTCTACTTTGCTGGTGGCATCTCCAGGTCTCGAGACCGTGACGCCAGAACAGTTGAAGGAACTACAGAAAGGTGATCCCGGATTGAAGTCTTTGCGGGAGGCAGCCGATCGTAGAGACGTTAGGGTTTCTGGTCGTACAGGCGAGGTGTCCTTCAGGTGGAGGAAGGGTATTCTGTACCGTGAGTACCGTCAGGCGAAGACTGAGTACAGTCAAGTTGTGGTCCCCGCACAGCTTAGACAGGGAGTAATGAAACTGGCTCATGAACCACCTATGGGGGGTCATCAAGGAGGAAAGAAGACTCTGGACAGGATTTGGAAACAGTTTTTCTGGCCTGGCATGTGTGCAGACGTTCGCCGATTTGTTTCGTCCTGTGACCAATGCCAAAAAGTCTCTCCAAAACCTCAGAGAGTACCTCTAGGGAAGATGCCTCTGATCGACACTCCTTTTGAGCGGGTAGCAGTTGACCTTGTTGGGCCGATTACTCCTGCGTCAGGGTCAGGGAACCGCTATATCTTGGTGGTTGTGGATTACGCCACCCGGTACCCCGAGGCCGTTCCTCTTAAGACCGTTGAGGCTACCACGGTTGCTGAAGCGCTGTGGGAGGTCTGGACTCGAGTTGGTGTGCCATCTGAGATTTTAACTGATCGCGGAACCCAGTTCATGAGCGATGTAatgaagcagatggagagattgtTGTCCATCCGTGGGTTGGCAACAACTCCTTACCATGCTCAAGGAAATGGGCTAGTAGAGCGGTACAACGGCGTTCTGAAGACTGCGTTGCGGAAGCTTACTCAGGAGAAACCAAAGCAATGGGATCGGTATATCCCTGCACTGCTCTTTGCTTACCGGGAAGCGACTCAGGAGAGTTTGGGGTTCTCACCATTTGAGCTCCTGTACGGAAGAACAGTACGAGGGCCTTTGTCTGTCTTGCACCAGCTGTGGACAGATGAACACACTTCTGAAGAAGTTCGCACTACTGCAGAGTACGTAGTAGACTTGAGGAACCGTATCGAGGAAACCTGTGAGTTGGCACGCAGGAATTTGGCTGCAGCTTCTCAGAGACATGCTGAGGTTTTTAACAGGAAGTCTCAGAATCGTGCGTTCTCCCCTGGTGACAAGGTACTGCTGCTTTTGCCCCAGAGACATAACATATTACAGCTGTGCTGGCAGGGTCCCTTTGAGGtattggagaggaagggagaagctgACTATAAGATTCGCATGGGAGGACAGGACAAATTGTACCATGCGAATCTGCTGAAGAGGTATGTGGAAAGACAGGCGGACTCTGTTTCTTGTGAAGTTCCGATGGTGGCTGTTGCTGTCATAGAGGAGACTGAACCAACTTCTGTCGCTGACAGGGAGTTGCCTGTGCCCAGTCTGGTGGCTGAGGAAACAATAGCTGACTTGAACTTTGGACCAGGTCtgaatgacaaacagaaagaggaagttctGACAATTGCTCGTCGGCACGAGAAGGTCATCACGGATGTACCGTTGAAGACGAACTTGGCAGAGTTTGACATGACTGTAGAGACAGCAAAGCCGGTGCGAGTAAAACAGTACCCTTTGCCCCATGCCAAAGTGGAGATCGTCAAGCAAGAGGTAGAGACCATGAAGACGCTTGGGGTGATAGAGCCTGCTGCATCTCCCTATAATGCGCCGGTAGTTCTCGTAcgcaagaaagacggaaagatccGGTTCTGCGTTGACTATCGACGTTTGAATAACGTCACCGTCTTTGATGCTGAACCTCTACCTGACGTAGagcatcttttctcttctctagGTAAAGCCCGGTACTTCAGCAAGTGGGACCTCAGCAAAGGTTACTGGCAAATTCCGGTCAGAGAAGACATCCGGCCTATGACCGCTTTCACTATCCCCAGTGGACAGTTCCAGTTCACTGTGATGCCCTTCGGCTTGAAGAATGCGGCAGCAGTTTTCTCAAGGATGATGAGAGCTTTGCTGGATCCCATAGGCATGAAAGATGTACATAACTTCATGGACGACATGATTGCGTCCGAAACATGGGAAGAACATCTCTCCGCTATAGAGGCAGTTTTCCAGCGATTGGAGGAAGCAAATTTGTCAGTCCGTCCAAAGAAGTGCTTCATTGGGTTTGAGGAACTGAGTTTTCTGGGACATGTTGTATGGCACGGTCAAATCCTGCCGGAAATGGACAAGGTGGAGAAAGTTATGAAAGCACCAGTTCCTGAGACTAAGACGCAAGTGCGAGCCTTCTTGGGCCTGGTAGGCTACTACCGTAAGTTTATCCCTAATTTCTCTGCCATAGCATTTCCCTTGACCAACCTCACCAGGAAAGGTGCTCCCAACAACGTTGTTTGGACTCCAGAGTGCGATCGGGCCTTCAAAACTTTGAAGGGTCGTCTGGTTTCTAGGCCAGTGTTGCAACTGCCAGATCTGTCCTGCCAGTTCGTCTTACGAACTGACGCCTCAGACCATGGTCTGGGGGCGGTGCTCCTGCAGGAGAAGGAAGGTGTACTACACCCTGTCGCGTTTGCCAGCAGGAAATTGTCTGGAACTGAAAGTCACTACTCTACGATTGAGGAGTGCTTAGCAGTTGTGTGGGCTACAAATTCCAGCAGTTTTTGTATGGTCAGCAGTTTGTGCTTGAGACTGATCATCAACCTCTGCGGTACTTGCAGACAGCAAAAGTTGCGAACCAAAGGCTGCTGAGGTGGAGTTTGCTCTTACAGTCTTACTCCTTCACAGTTCGAGTGATCCCTGGCAGACTGAATGTTGGTGCCGACTATTTGAGTCGGGCATCTGTGGAATAATTGTTTCCCCTTTGTAGTCGTGCAGACGGATGTCTGTGCTCAATCAGGGGGGtgttgtcacggacaaggagggttgtgcgtgcgtgtgtgtgaacgctgccacttttggttgacccctctccttgtagctcttccgcgtgctccatgtagccaaggaagtgtatggaatgcacgtgttgcactagaaaacatgacgtgcatatttctaatttgtgagttatggaaagttttcttcttttggaaaaccagcaccattagtcagtggagcaggacactcggccaggtcaagtgtagggtcctatggagagagacgctcagccggtattttggccggagatcagaaaccgttgaggtattcattcatttatcttagtcGTTGCATTGACAAAATGATCTTAcagtttgtagtatttgttgtacagccgtccgaaaatatacgtaCCTGTATTATTAGTCGCTTTTGCTCTTCATGTGTTACCTGAATTTTTTACTGTCTGACGTTACATGTGCTTAATCTCTCATTTTCGTCGTAGACAGTTATTTCCTAAtctggaacgttaccagtttgcttgaaactgacacgtggtttttTGCTCGAGTGTTTGATCattctctaattcggtattactttcaccgtattagtttcaaattacctcatgtattctgtttaatgtgctagaattactatttctcccagttctgaatgtggaaacagtgaagtaaagtctagcctacatttgtttgtgagattattttccgtggatttgtaaactacttcgggaattaatatttcgtagaaagactgaaaaaccattcagtttgttcagattgctttgccagtaaaccatgataggatttaaggggagtgaatgagtcacgtagtgctattgtgattccccttccgccccgagaTGGTGGACGGCGGCGGAATCTTACCAAAATCGTGGATAATTCACTAGAACTTAGCCGcagattctaggtttttgtctagggaactccattcttcctgtgtggagacccgacttcatcaccgctgtttgagtggccgtcttccgcctggggagctcgagcgtcgctggtggacgtgtttccccaagccaacaccagagtccaccttccagaactacgaactgtgtggtgccagtttctatccccccccacccccacctaagcTATTACtggaaaaaagacaaactgtcacagaagagggtgacgaagggaaaattgtgggtgttcctcatgtggaagaggaaaacgaacagacttcttttctttgtggtgtctaattaagtattgtatcgtgtctgtgattttttgttaaagtatttggagtaaatgttttgtatctgtttattccaggcttttgtttggataaaggtgagagagcgtgagagagctggccataactttagtttgaaaagttgcacgcgacagtacgacacggtcaatttaatttctcttttatgttcattctagttttatagttttaaagttgatatgaaaattgagtattttgttaaattaataacatatagagccaagtacaagtacttctaaacgtcgtatgaagtgaaaaagacttcattttgagaaaagtcaagactggaaatttttacgtttcatcaagggtattaactctcatggtttattattttaaactgtgaatccCGAATGATTTTGTTAATATTTTCATGGCAGttcggggcataatccagtaagtgatgaggcgttcacaaatctttatctgaataaatatttaacgctCTCCTTCTCCaaatttccatcacatgttatcgtgtattgtagattgaatataggattgaacgggcaggtcaacaacttgaaacaaaatggcgtccttcgcgttcacgtggaatatgagcacgtgctttgaatatatataatatgtgtaggcaattgatttttgcccatgaccttcagggctcagccaatagatctataaagtccactcgtagtattgattttagtattttccgaataaagaccacttgggtgaatgaacatagtgagaGTGCTGTACACTGGGATtaaaacatacaagctttttatgtattgagtataatttcaaaatgaaatgtttaagatgagaaagatcactttgAAGCAAACTAACCCTCCTAGCATTAATTTCAGattaacttcccttttttactatctgcagcaaagacatgcaccagaaatataacttccatgcttagaaaaagaagtcactgtttgaacaaaaaaatgataaaaatgactgctcttgttgttgtgtcagaatatcagaccaaagtgccaagtttaaagataaaaaaaaatgtatataacagtaaattcagcttgcatataatctggcttcttcttttttttttaatcgttttgtgcctatcccagaggtgcaatattgttttaaacaagatgactggaaagaactgaatttttcctatttttatgccacatttggtgtcaactgacaaagtatttgcagagaaaatgtcaatgttaaagtttaccacggacacacagacacacacacacacacacacacacacacacacacacaaccgaacaccgggttaaaacatagactcactttgtttacacaagtgagtcaaaaaccaaacaGCTGTAAATACAACCATTATTGCTGACAATTGCTTCAATCATTGTGTACAGGAACCTCACAGACATGTCTGTCAGGATACTGCTTCTGCTTCGTCTACCACCTCACAAGCGGAAATGTCTGAAAACTGTCACACGTacatacagcaaacacacaccgacttgtgcacacgcacacacacatacatatgcacgcacacacacatacacactcacatacacactcacacacactggtacaattatatattcacacacatacatacctacccacacacacatattgacttgcacacacacgcagacacatgacacactcacacatattcacagacacacacacacacatagacacacacacgcacgcacacacacacacacacacacgcacgcacacacacatagacacacaatatATTGACACATATgcacgaacacattcacacaaggcacacacatgcacacatgcacggacgcacacacacacgcacgcacgaacgcacgcatcctcccccaccccacacacactgcacacagacacagacacacacacgcacacacacacacacacacacactaccatcaaCATCAGTCAGTGTTTATGAATGAGAATAAAAACCTTCAACTGAAAAGGTATATTTCTATGTTACATTCACAACTTTCAACAAAGACTATGGACCACATAGtggaccacacacaaacacacacacacatatctatctatctatctatatatatgttatagtgaGCCAgcattgtcacccccccccccccacccaccacccacacagtcccccttcccgccccatcccttcaccccccccaccccccttctcacccctcttcttatctcccttcccgctccgtccaaagtccagtctttgaagTCGCGCCAACACCgcgccaccctctctccttccaccctcccgcacaACGACTCCCTAGTCGGCACCTTTGGTCCGCGAGACCGCGTCACCGATCCCAGCCATTGAAACACGTGTGGTTATGGGATGTCTGCTGCAATCCCTGTGCTGAACTAGATGTCGGCGTGTTCGAAACAGACGAGTGCtggcatgtcggaacatcccgtgtggcggcctgtctttcaagtcgttccccatctcctcttcttcgaacgcagctgacgtagatgaggtatgtgtatatatatatatatgtgtgtggggttgggggtgggagatatgggcgtatgtgtgtgtgcttgtacaagtaagtgttaatctctgtgagtgtgtgtttgtgtgtgtgtgtgtgtgtgtgcgccgtggaaggtGCGACAcgtagaccagaaatgagtgtgtggaggagggggtagaggaggtgcaaggtaatgtgtgtgtgtgtgtgtgtgtgtgtgttggagctcatgtacgtttatatgtatttgactgtgctttcatatctgtgaaactgcatgtttggtgcatatctgttatgcatgtgtgggtgtatgtgtgaatgtgtgtcttcatgttttacatttatttgcttatttatcaccgttgttttcttatttatttattcatctatttttttattattatcattttattattattattattattattattattattactactactactactactacctttttctatattataataatttatttatttatgtaagcttatctattatttattccccagtttttttgttgtttttttgggtttttttcaaggcctgactaagtgcgttgggttacgctgctggtcaggcatctgcttggcagatgtggtgtagcgtatatggttttgtccgaacgcagtgacgcctccttgagctactgaaactgaaactttgtgacgtaaacgggtgaacttgtcgtcatagAATGTGTGTAGCCAAGTTAgtagaattgtagcaaatcagatcaatctgttgaattggacgaattgggattaagcagtgaatctgtcagtcattcacatagcgtcactagaaCAAGCAAAgactggttatttcagttcaactagttgggggagtgagtgttgtagcttgcattagtatacaaagtatgttatgGGGAGGGATAAAACCATATACAAAGTATGTTATGGGGAGGGATAAAACCATATACAAAGTATGTTATGGGGAGGGATAAAACCATATACAAAGTATGTTATGgggagggataaaaccagtcagcaaagccagttcttagctgactcccagaagaactgaacactgacacaggctgactgaatGATCCGTGATGTGAGGTGCAatgaaatccctgttgggctgtgtgctgcttgtaggtgctgctttaggtgtagggtgaactttttactgtgtgctgcttgtaggaagtacttgaagcaggcagtgtgtgctgccttagtgtgtgttgcttttgctaagtagggtgaactgcttagtgtgtgtgctgtattgtaaagtagacgctctataaaaaccactccatgtggccctgctattagtgtgaggagagagagtgaatgagtgcaagtaagtgtgtgcatcatcagtcgatcctatatcccctgtctgctcccctctctcttggaatagaatTGCACCAACCACACTTTCGAaaacacaacatttttttttttaattttttttttttacaatatatatatatatgtatatatatatatatatatatatatatatatatatatatatattgtgtgtgtgtgtgtgtgtgtgtgtgtgcgtgtgtgtgtatttgtctgtgtgtgtgtgtgtgtctgtatgtgtacctGCCCGTCTGTCCGTCAGTCCTTACGTTTGTCCGCCTTTCCGTCTGTATATCCGAATGTTTATTTGTCGACTTATTTTGACTTTCTATAATAAACGGAAGCACTCGtttctctctcatattctttTGTTCCTCATTTTCTTTAGTGCACATAACCTAAGCTTCATTTCAAGGGTTATTATCTTTTTACCTTGGTGGGAAGTCGTGATTTTAACATCTCTATCAGTTTCTGCTCCCGTCCTTGCCGGGATCGTTGTGTGACGACAGTCCACAAATAAAGAACAGGGTTCAGAGCACAGTTCATtggcaacaccaacacaaccatgGCTTCATAGATGTTTCTAAAAACTGTCCCTGTATACGAGTCCATCATCTTAATCAGCCCAAATGATAACCAGAAAATGGCGTTAGTCACATTCACTTTCTTCATGATGCGAAACGATAAATAATACGATCTCTTCGCAGGATCGAATGctattctgtactttggtgttcGCCTGGAGAGAACGGCATGACCAGCCAATATCATTAAACACAAAATGAAGTTGAGCGCAATCAGAACTGTAAACCATTTGAACTCTTGGTTTGAATTGTAGCTTTGGAATAAAGCCAAACGACAAAGGCTGGATTGACTACtgaggccccagtgtgacagtccagggaGGAACGGTACCAAAGACAAGAAGATCCCAACCAACCACGTAACTGCACAAGCAAAAGCAGTGGACACTTTAGTAAAGTGCCATGAAATGCCAGGGAAGCAAAGAAAGATTGTGTGCTCCAGAGTGATAAACCAGATGATCAAAACTGATACTTCGCTGGACAGAAGAGAAATAAAGCCACTTATTTGGCAAGTTTTACTGCCTGTCCATGATATTTTATGCCGAAGATACTGTCCATGGAATATAcgatcagcaacaacaactatgCTGGTATGACTTCCCATACATATGTTAGCAAACTGTAAGTGGACAACGGACATCATGAAAACATCTCCAAGCATTTCCTTAAATGAAAACGCAACTGTGAAGCAAGCGATGTTCCCTACAATTGCGGACAAACTGACCAACCAAAAGAAGACTCTGTACACATCAAACGGTAAAATTCTTTTACATGAAGGCAGCAAAGTGTCTGGTGTGTAGCAGTCTACTTTATTAGGCTGCATAGAAAATATATGCTCACAGCAAAATCTGTAATCTGATGAAAAGATGCGTTTTATATTTTCTGATTTTGCAAACAAATCCACTGGAAAGTTTTGAATTGGGTTCGCTCTTAAATCCAATTCAGTCAGTTGTGGTGTGTCTTTAAAACCCGTAGGTCCAATTGTTTTAACAGCAGAAAAGGATGAATTTAAGTATTTTACATTTGGTAAATATATTGACCACTCATCATTTAGTGCGTGGAGACATGTTTTGGATATGTCTAGCTTCTGCAGTGTATAATGGATGTTCTTCCTCTGCTTACTTGTCAGGTGGTTTAGAGGGTTGTTTGCTAAATATAGGACTTTTAATTTGGACAGCTGCAGAAGAACACTGAAATCAAGAGTTCTTAGGtgattgtttgaaaaatcaattaTCTGTAAGTTGACTAGTGTTATAGATGAAATATTTACTAAAGAACAATGGGACAGGATCAGATAAACAATATTCAAGTTTCCAACAAAATAAGCCAGTGACATTCCGGATCCCTTGCCATCAACATAGCGAAGATCAGGGAAGAGTTCACCAGTGAAAGGTTTACTACACATGGCGGCGTGACCTTCACACAGACAGTCTTCAGGacatgtcatgtcacacatcatctcatcatcccgctgtggacactggCCCCAGCCATCACATAGATGATCTTTATGCACACATATTCTGGAAGCTTGACaccggtagaaaccaggacaagtcactgtctcacagttgtgttcgtcttctccataaacgcagtcagaaaatccattgcacagggtgtagacagggagacaataGAGCCATTCTTCCAGGCAACGATAATGGGTGTCCGGACAAGACTGACCCTCTTCCATGACCTGTGCAGTGAAGTAGCCAGTCCCATCCATCTGAATATGGAGCAGTTGGCGTGTTTCCTCCTGTCTGCTGTTCACATAGAACGTGTGGTCTTCTAGACAACTGACTTCATCAGAGTCGTCCAGACAATCTGAGTACTCGTTGCAACGTTGACTGAGCAGAACACACTGGCCATTGGAGCACTTGAAGTCTTCACACAGAGGACgttcacagaatgactcatcactgttatcggggcagtcctgtctgaagtcacaAACCAAAGTGTAGTGCAGTTTGTGAAGTTCATCATAATCACATGTGAACATGGCTTTGATGTCCACACTCCAACCAATAGATGTCATGTGTCCATTTTGCTGATCAGTCACATTAA
This genomic window contains:
- the LOC143289631 gene encoding uncharacterized protein LOC143289631, whose product is MWNCSVDHYPSFHHHLACNLKTECEDGRDETGHCPFSSPECQGMVALCDRCYKLVDSMRGFDSDETDGNKKGITIAVLFLQSLQADMAAYVMEKQPQSLEEAVASAEVYFMAHRGGRKFLQPVGLSGNASAGQDKSKAAEKKQPSTLLVASPGLETVTPEQLKELQKGDPGLKSLREAADRRDVRVSGRTGEVSFRWRKGILYREYRQAKTEYSQVVVPAQLRQGVMKLAHEPPMGGHQGGKKTLDRIWKQFFWPGMCADVRRFVSSCDQCQKVSPKPQRVPLGKMPLIDTPFERVAVDLVGPITPASGSGNRYILVVVDYATRYPEAVPLKTVEATTVAEALWEVWTRVGVPSEILTDRGTQFMSDVMKQMERLLSIRGLATTPYHAQGNGLVERYNGVLKTALRKLTQEKPKQWDRYIPALLFAYREATQESLGFSPFELLYGRTVRGPLSVLHQLWTDEHTSEEVRTTAEYVVDLRNRIEETCELARRNLAAASQRHAEVFNRKSQNRAFSPGDKVLLLLPQRHNILQLCWQGPFEVLERKGEADYKIRMGGQDKLYHANLLKRYVERQADSVSCEVPMVAVAVIEETEPTSVADRELPVPSLVAEETIADLNFGPGLNDKQKEEVLTIARRHEKVITDVPLKTNLAEFDMTVETAKPVRVKQYPLPHAKVEIVKQEVETMKTLGVIEPAASPYNAPVVLVRKKDGKIRFCVDYRRLNNVTVFDAEPLPDVEHLFSSLGKARYFSKWDLSKGYWQIPVREDIRPMTAFTIPSGQFQFTVMPFGLKNAAAVFSRMMRALLDPIGMKDVHNFMDDMIASETWEEHLSAIEAVFQRLEEANLSVRPKKCFIGFEELSFLGHVVWHGQILPEMDKVEKVMKAPVPETKTQVRAFLGLVGYYRKFIPNFSAIAFPLTNLTRKGAPNNVVWTPECDRAFKTLKGRLVSRPVLQLPDLSCQFVLRTDASDHGLGAVLLQEKEGVLHPVAFASRKLSGTESHYSTIEECLAVVWATNSSSFCMVSSLCLRLIINLCGTCRQQKLRTKGC